The following coding sequences are from one Cygnus olor isolate bCygOlo1 chromosome 2, bCygOlo1.pri.v2, whole genome shotgun sequence window:
- the ELOC gene encoding elongin-C isoform X1 has protein sequence MFSTIDGEEKTYGGCEGPDAMYVKLISSDGHEFIVKREHALTSGTIKAMLSGPGQFAENETNEVNFREIPSHVLSKVCMYFTYKVRYTNSSTEIPEFPIAPEIALELLMAANFLDC, from the exons ATGTTTTCCACCATagatggagaagagaaaacatacGGTGGGTGTGAGGGCCCAGATGCTATGTACGTGAAGTTAATATCTTCTGATGGCCATGAGTTCATTGTAAAAAGAGAGCATGCGTTAACATCAGGAACAATAAAAGCTATGTTGAGTGGACCAG gaCAGTTTGCAGAAAACGAAACAAATGAGGTGAATTTTAGAGAGATCCCATCCCATGTCCTATCCAAAGTATGCATGTATTTCACCTACAAGGTCCGCTATACTAACAGCTCTACGGAGATTCCTGAATTCCCAATTGCACCTGAAATTGCACTGGAACTTCTGATGGCTGCAAACTTCTTAgattgttaa
- the ELOC gene encoding elongin-C isoform X2, giving the protein MDGEEKTYGGCEGPDAMYVKLISSDGHEFIVKREHALTSGTIKAMLSGPGQFAENETNEVNFREIPSHVLSKVCMYFTYKVRYTNSSTEIPEFPIAPEIALELLMAANFLDC; this is encoded by the exons ATGG atggagaagagaaaacatacGGTGGGTGTGAGGGCCCAGATGCTATGTACGTGAAGTTAATATCTTCTGATGGCCATGAGTTCATTGTAAAAAGAGAGCATGCGTTAACATCAGGAACAATAAAAGCTATGTTGAGTGGACCAG gaCAGTTTGCAGAAAACGAAACAAATGAGGTGAATTTTAGAGAGATCCCATCCCATGTCCTATCCAAAGTATGCATGTATTTCACCTACAAGGTCCGCTATACTAACAGCTCTACGGAGATTCCTGAATTCCCAATTGCACCTGAAATTGCACTGGAACTTCTGATGGCTGCAAACTTCTTAgattgttaa